A region of Sesamum indicum cultivar Zhongzhi No. 13 linkage group LG7, S_indicum_v1.0, whole genome shotgun sequence DNA encodes the following proteins:
- the LOC105166428 gene encoding triphosphate tunel metalloenzyme 3 has translation MEVEVKLRLPNKSSHQKLLSLLSPFHIATHHQHNTFFDGSASELSSQRAVLRLRFHEETHLPKCFVCLKAKAVLANGVSRVEEDEEEVDSAIGKACFEDPQKLMDVDSRVLRRVKEEFGVKGFVGLGGFRNVRSVCEWNGVKLEVDEVKYDFGDMYEVECESIEPERIKGMIEEYFKENGIEYSDSVMSKFAIFRAGKLPS, from the exons ATGGAGGTCGAAGTAAAGCTCCGATTGCCAAACAAATCCTCCCACCAGAAGCTCCTATCTTTACTCTCTCCATTTCACATCGCCACTCACCACCAACACAACACTTTCTTCGATGGATCAGCCTCCGAGCTGAGCTCGCAGCGGGCCGTGCTTCGTCTCCGCTTCCACGAGGAAACCCACCTTCCCAAATGTTTCGTTTGCCTTAAGGCCAAAGCCGTCCTCGCTAATGGCGTCAGCCGTGTCGAGGAAGACGAGGAGGAGGTGGACTCTGCAATCGGGAAGGCGTGTTTTGAGGACCCCCAAAAACTAATGGACGTGGATTCAAGGGTTTTGAGGAGGGTAAAGGAGGAATTTGGGGTCAAGGGATTTGTGGGGTTAGGAGGGTTTAGGAATGTTAGGAGTGTGTGTGAATGGAATGGGGTGAAATTGGAGGTGGATGAGGTTAAATACGACTTTGGGGATATGTATGAGGTTGAGTGCGAGAGCATAGAACCTGAGAGAATCAAGGGGATGATCGAAGAATACTTCAAGGAAAATGGAATTGAGTACTCTGATTCTGTTATGTCCAAGTTTGCCATTTTCCGTGCTGGAAAGTTGCCTTCTTA G
- the LOC105166502 gene encoding protein NRT1/ PTR FAMILY 5.5-like has product MYSRILAVVWADILAGYALWMLMIYLTDVWKLKLTHAAGIVNVFLGLVGVIPFVLQFIVDSFLGNFWILLASSLSYCAGMGILTMSTPPVLADALRTCNANVPECISNTHRMLFFAAVVLIAVGISGHSVCLGSFLIEQSVEVGIIDFSGRSLLTMFAGNWPTFVFTVIVAFALPYIKPWSLRFGIPAIFMVLATLVFLSRSCSYSRDRPEGSPLTILLKVFSAAAFKLFVPRPPNLSQFHGVPEYSVLVHEIPPLRCCRCLEKAAIILPDQTLEQQVQNQWKLSSLTQVRNAQYIIFMIPLAMAFALWGLISSLSYTYFVEQAKTMNRKVGSLTVPITILLWSWAQGRRLFPRLICSLWYAPVTGITMSMILGVVCCITAGSVESRRLDMVKKHDLLHKPDAEVPMSVFWLVPQFVLLGAVDGLLEFSTAAILLNKFVFSWWKFMLTFINLVHGLGCFGSVLIVYIAGGLSDGEGHSGWFQDSLNESRLDKYYWMLAWLIACNVVPYWMLTCWYSYMNQKEQIDPGETQPFCCCCC; this is encoded by the exons ATGTACTCAAGAATTTTGG CGGTGGTGTGGGCGGACATATTAGCAGGGTATGCTCTGTGGATGCTGATGATATACTTAACTGATGTGTGGAAGCTTAAGCTGACACATGCTGCTGGAATTGTCAATGTGTTTCTGGGGTTGGTCGGAGTGATCCCTTTTGTGCTCCAGTTCATTGTGGACAGTTTTCTTGGCAATTTCTGGATTCTCCTTGCTTCCTCTCTCTCCTATTGCGCA GGAATGGGAATTCTTACAATGTCAACTCCGCCCGTCCTAGCAGACGCCCTTCGTACGTGCAACGCCAATGTGCCTGAATGCATCAGCAACACCCACCGTATGCTCTTTTTTGCTGCAGTAGTTCTAATAGCAGTCGGGATATCAGGTCATTCTGTTTGTCTTGGGAGTTTCCTGATTGAGCAATCTGTGGAGGTAGGAATCATTGATTTCAGCGGACGGTCACTTTTGACCATGTTTGCTGGAAACTGGCCGACATTCGTTTTCACCGTTATAGTAGCTTTTGCACTTCCTTACATAAAGCCCTGGTCGCTCCGATTTGGAATTCCAGCAATTTTCATGGTTTTGGCAACTCTAGTGTTCTTGAGCAGGTCGTGCTCTTACTCACGTGATAGACCCGAGGGTAGCCCTTTGACGATCCTCCTCAAGGTATTTTCTGCTGCAGCCTTCAAGTTATTTGTTCCGCGACCTCCAAATTTAAGTCAGTTCCACGGTGTGCCCGAGTACTCCGTCTTAGTACACGAAATTCCTCCCCTTCGTTGCTGCAG GTGCTTAGAGAAGGCTGCAATAATATTGCCAGATCAAACTCTAGAGCAACAAGTGCAGAATCAATGGAAACTCAGCTCGCTCACTCAAGTCCGTAATGCTCAATACATAATATTCATGATTCCGTTAGCAATGGCCTTCGCTCTATGGGGCCTGATATCATCTCTTTCCTATACTTACTTTGTTGAGCAAGCGAAAACTATGAATCGCAAGGTAGGAAGCCTTACCGTACCTATTACAATCCTCCTCTGGTCCTGGGCTCAAGGAAGACGACTATTTCCCCGACTTATATGTTCCTTATGGTACGCTCCCGTAACAGGCATTACAATGTCAATGATACTTGGCGTGGTGTGTTGCATTACTGCTGGCAGTGTTGAGTCCCGGAGACTTGACATGGTTAAAAAACATGATTTACTGCATAAACCTGATGCAGAAGTCCCGATGAGTGTTTTCTGGCTCGTTCCACAGTTTGTGCTTCTTGGTGCAGTAGACGGCCTTTTGGAGTTCAGCACAGCTGCTATTCTCCtgaacaaatttgttttctcttgGTGGAAATTCATGCTCACTTTTATCAATCTGGTGCATGGTTTGGGATGTTTCGGGAGCGTCCTGATTGTGTACATTGCTGGAGGGCTGAGCGATGGAGAGGGACACTCAGGCTGGTTTCAGGACAGCCTGAACGAAAGTCGACTCGACAAGTACTATTGGATGCTGGCATGGTTGATAGCCTGTAATGTTGTCCCATACTGGATGTTGACATGCTGGTATTCTTATATGAATCAGAAAGAACAAATTGATCCTGGAGAGACTCAACCTTtttgttgctgctgctgttaG
- the LOC105166429 gene encoding arogenate dehydrogenase 2, chloroplastic, whose translation MISFSSTHPTSAAQPPTTSASASASSAAGTSRLFDHHVSKLSSLSLPQFHQYSGRYRRGLRVRAIDAAQPYDCEAHLMNRFTQSTKLKIAIIGFGNFGQFLAKAFIRRGHTVYAHSRSNYLSVAQSMGAAFFSDLHDLCEQHPDVILICTSIISTESVLKSLPLQRLRRNTLFVDVLSVKEFPKNIFLQVLPPYFDILCTHPMFGPESGKHSWQNLPFVFEKVRIGNEESRLSRVENFLDIFKKEGCRMVEMTCAEHDKYAAGTQFITHTMGRILEKLQLDSTPINTKGYETLLDLVDNTASDSFDLYYGLFMYNKNAMEQLERLDLAFEALKKELFGHLHEILRKQLFGKAEEGGLRGPLLGKLPKNGAPLLPPGTPQVENVGEDGN comes from the coding sequence ATGATTTCATTCTCCTCAACCCATCCTACTTCCGCCGCTCAACCGCCCACAACCTCCGCCTCCGCCTCCGCCTCCTCTGCCGCCGGAACGTCGAGGCTTTTCGATCACCATGTCAGCAAATTATCCTCCTTGTCGTTGCCGCAGTTCCACCAATATTCCGGCCGCTACCGCCGTGGCCTTCGGGTGCGTGCAATCGACGCCGCACAGCCTTACGACTGCGAAGCTCACCTCATGAATCGCTTCACTCAGTCCACCAAGCTGAAAATCGCAATAATTGGGTTCGGAAACTTCGGTCAATTCCTCGCCAAGGCGTTCATCCGCCGAGGGCACACTGTATACGCGCATTCACGATCCAATTATCTCTCGGTTGCGCAATCCATGGGTGCTGCCTTCTTCTCCGATCTCCACGACCTCTGCGAGCAGCATCCAGACGTCATCCTCATCTGTACATCTATTATTTCGACAGAATCCGTGCTCAAGTCGTTGCCCCTCCAGCGTCTCAGGCGGAATACTCTTTTTGTTGATGTTCTGTCTGTCAAAGAATTTCCTAAGAATATTTTTCTCCAAGTTCTTCCCCCTTATTTTGATATTCTGTGTACACACCCGATGTTTGGACCCGAGAGTGGGAAGCACAGTTGGCAGAATTTGCCATTTGTGTTCGAAAAGGTGAGGATTGGAAATGAGGAATCAAGGCTTTCGAGGGTTGAGAATTTCTTGGATATATTTAAGAAGGAAGGGTGTAGGATGGTGGAGATGACCTGCGCCGAGCACGATAAGTATGCTGCCGGAACGCAATTCATCACCCACACTATGGGGAGGATTCTTGAGAAGCTTCAATTGGATAGTACTCCGATTAATACAAAAGGGTATGAGACTTTGTTGGACTTGGTGGACAATACTGCAAGCGATAGTTTTGATTTGTATTATGGGCTTTTTATGTACAATAAGAACGCTATGGAGCAGCTGGAGAGGTTGGATTTGGCATTCGAGGCACTGAAGAAAGAGTTATTTGGACATTTGCACGAGATTTTGAGGAAGCAGTTGTTTGGGAAGGCGGAGGAGGGGGGCCTGAGGGGGCCGCTCCTGGGGAAGTTGCCCAAGAATGGGGCTCCATTGTTGCCGCCTGGAACGCCACAAGTGGAGAATGTGGGCGAAGACGGGAATTAG
- the LOC105166431 gene encoding pyrophosphate-energized vacuolar membrane proton pump-like: MAETTLLPDLGTQILIPICALVGIAFALVQWLLVSKVKLSTDKSSSADGKNGFTEALIEEEDGVSDHSVVRKCADIQSAISEGATSFLFTEYQYVGIFMVAFAVLIFLFLGSVEGFSTKPQACTYDSTKMCKPALATAAFSTISFLLGAITSVVSGFLGMKIATYANARTTLEARKGVGKAFIVAFRSGAVMGFLLAANGLLVLYITVNLFKLYYGNDWEGLFEAITGYGLGGSSMALFGRVGGGIYTKAADVGADLVGKVERNIPEDDPRNPAVIADNVGDNVGDIAGMGSDLFGSYAESSCAALVVASISSFGINHDLTAMLYPLLVSSIGILVCLLTTLFATDFFEVKTVKEIEPALKKQLIISTILMTVGIAFVSWVGLPSSFTIFNFGVQKDVKSWQLFLCVAVGLWAGLIIGFVTEYYTSNAYSPVQDVADSCRTGAATNVIFGLALGYKSCIIPIFAIAISIFVSFSFAAMYGIAVAALGMLSTIATGLAIDAYGPISDNAGGIAEMAGMSHRIRERTDALDAAGNTTAAIGKGFAIGSAALVSLALFGAFVSRAAISSVDVLTPKVFIGLLVGAMLPYWFSAMTMKSVGSAALKMVEEVRRQFNTIPGLMEGTTKPDYATCVKISTDASIKEMIPPGALVMLTPLIVGIFFGVETLSGVLAGSLVSGVQIAISASNTGGAWDNAKKYIEAGASEHARTLGPKGSDAHKAAVIGDTVGDPLKDTSGPSLNILIKLMAVESLVFAPFFAAHGGLLFKIF; encoded by the exons ATGGCTGAGACGACGCTGCTCCCAGATCTCGGCACCCAAATTCTCATCCCTATTTGCGCCTTGGTCGGCATAGCCTTCGCTCTTGTGCAATGGCTGCTCGTCTCTAAGGTGAAGCTTTCCACTGATAAATCCAGCTCCGCCGACGGGAAGAATGGGTTCACCGAAGCGCTCATCGAGGAGGAGGATGGCGTCAGTGACCACTCCGTTGTTCGCAAATGTGCCGACATCCAATCCGCCATCTCCGAAG GTGCAACATCATTTCTCTTCACCGAGTACCAATATGTTGGTATCTTCATGGTTGCATTTGCTGTCTTAATTTTCCTATTCCTGGGCTCTGTGGAAGGATTCAGCACGAAGCCGCAAGCTTGTACCTATGACAGCACCAAAATGTGCAAGCCTGCTCTTGCGACAGCTGCTTTCAGCACCATATCCTTCCTTCTTGGTGCCATCACATCTGTGGTCTCTGGCTTTCTTGGAATGAAAATTGCCACCTATGCCAATGCCCGTACTACTCTAGAGGCCAGGAAGGGCGTAGGAAAAGCTTTCATTGTTGCATTTAGATCTGGTGCAGTCATGGGTTTCCTTCTTGCTGCAAATGGTCTTCTGGTTTTATACATTACTGTCAACCTCTTCAAGTTGTACTATGGTAATGACTGGGAAGGTCTATTTGAGGCTATAACTGGTTATGGACTTGGTGGATCTTCAATGGCTCTGTTTGGAAGAGTTGGTGGAGGTATTTACACGAAAGCAGCTGATGTAGGGGCTGATCTTGTGGGCAAGGTGGAAAGGAACATCCCAGAGGATGACCCCAGGAACCCTGCG GTCATTGCAGATAATGTTGGTGACAATGTTGGGGATATTGCTGGTATGGGGTCTGATCTATTTGGCTCGTATGCAGAATCTTCCTGTGCAGCCCTTGTTGTTGCTTCCATCTCATCTTTTGGGATTAATCATGACTTGACCGCTATGCTATATCCTCTTCTAGTCAGCTCCATTGGAATTCTTGTTTGTTTGCTGACCACTTTATTTGCAACTGATTTCTTTGAGGTCAAGACTGTCAAAGAAATTGAGCCAGCACTGAAGAAGCAACTTATTATCTCCACGATATTGATGACTGTTGGAATAGCTTTTGTTAGCTGGGTTGGCTTGCCTTCCTCCTtcacaatatttaattttggtgtCCAGAAAGATGTTAAGAGCTG GCAATTGTTTCTATGCGTTGCTGTTGGTCTGTGGGCTGGCCTAATCATTGGATTTGTCACAGAGTACTACACAAGCAATGCTTATAG CCCAGTACAAGATGTTGCTGATTCCTGCCGAACTGGTGCAGCTACGAATGTCATTTTTGGCCTTGCATTGGGATACAAGTCTTGTATTATTCCAATATTCGCCATAGCAATTAGcatttttgttagttttagTTTCGCCGCAATGTATGGAATTGCAGTAGCTGCTCTTGGAATGCTGAGTACCATAGCCACTGGTTTGGCAATTGATGCTTATGGACCAATCAGTGACAATGCTGGGGGTATTGCTGAGATGGCAGGCATGAGCCACAGAATCCGAGAGAGGACTGATGCCCTTGATGCTGCAGGAAACACTACTGCAGCTATTGGGAAG GGATTTGCTATTGGATCTGCTGCTCTGGTCTCCCTTGCTCTCTTTGGTGCATTTGTGAGCCGTGCTGCCATATCTAGTGTTGATGTTTTAACTCCAAAAGTTTTCATCGGTTTGCTTGTGGGCGCTATGCTTCCTTACTGGTTCTCAGCCATGACAATGAAGAGTGTGGGAAGTGCAGCTCTCAAGATGGTTGAAGAAGTGCGCCGTCAATTTAACACCATCCCTGGTCTCATGGAAGGCACCACTAAGCCCGACTATGCAACTTGTGTCAAGATCTCCACGGATGCATCTATCAAGGAGATGATCCCTCCTGGTGCTCTTGTCATGCTTACACCTCTCATTGTCGGAATTTTCTTTGGTGTGGAGACGCTTTCTGGCGTGCTTGCTGGATCTCTCGTCTCTGGTGTTCAG ATTGCTATCTCTGCATCCAACACCGGTGGTGCTTGGGATAACGCCAAGAAATATATTGAG GCTGGTGCTTCTGAGCACGCCCGGACTCTTGGGCCTAAAGGATCTGATGCACACAAGGCAGCTGTGATCGGAGACACTGTTGGCGACCCACTGAAGGATACGTCTGGACCCTCGTTGAACATTCTTATCAAGCTAATGGCTGTAGAATCACTTGTGTTCGCCCCCTTCTTTGCTGCCCATGGTGGATTGCTCTTCAAGATTTTCTGA